In Tenacibaculum sp. 190524A02b, the genomic stretch TGCCGCTATTGCACATGTTGAATTGAAAACTAAGCAAGAAAATCAAGATTTAGGCACTCAAATTAAAATTGAAGGAAGTAAGGTTATTTCTCAAGATGCTATTGCTACAGCTAAAGGTACCAGCTTAGCTGTTAAAAATTTATTTTACAACATTCCTGCTCGTAGAAATTTTTTAAAATCAGATACTATTGAAACGCGTCATATTGTAGATGAATTTCAAAGAGTAGCTTTGGCACATCCAGATATTGCTTTTCTTTTGCATCATAATAATAATGAAGTTTATCATTTAAAAAAAAGTAACCTACGTAAACGGATTGTTTCTATTTTTGGGTCGAAGACTAATGAAAAGTTAGTCCCTATTGATGAACAAACAGATATTATAACCGTTACTGGTTTTGTAGCTAAACCAGAATTTGCAAAGAAAAAACGTGGAGAACAATTCTTTTTTGTAAACAATCGTTTTATAAAAAGTTCTTATTTAAATCACGCAGTAGTAAATGCTTTTGAAGGGTTATTAGAAACAGGTGTTCACCCTTCATACTTTTTGTATTTAGATGTACCTCCTAATAGCATAGATATTAATATCCATCCTACAAAAACAGAAATAAAATTTGATAACGAAAAAGCGCTGTATGCTATTTTAAGAGCTACTGTAAAGCACAGCTTGGGACAATATAGCGTTGCTCCTGTTTTAGATTTTGATAGAGATGCTAACTTAGACACTCCTTATGATTATAGTAAAAAAGGAACGCCTTCTGTACCTCCAATTACAGTAGACCCTAATTTTAATCCTTTTAAAACAGAAAGTTTCGAAACATCACCCCCTAAAGAAACTACTTCTTCTATAAATTCTAATTTTGGAAGAAATACTAGCCCATCTAAAACAAGTTATCAATCAGATTTTAAAAAGGATACTAGTAGTTGGGAAGCTTTATATACCAATTTAGAACCTATAGAAAGTTCGCCTCAAGAACAACTCTTTGAAAATACACAAGAAACTGAAACTGGGAAAACTTTTCAAATTCAAAAAAAATACTTGCTTAGTTCTATTAAATCTGGTGTTGTACTTATTCACCAATCTTTAGCACATCAACGTATTTTATACGAAGAGTTTTTAGAAAACATTACTGTAAAAGAAGCTAGTAGTCAGCAATTATTATTTCCTGTTAGTATTTCTTTTCCTTCTTCTGATATTGAAATGATATATAGTATTAAATCTGACTTAGAAAGTGCAGGGTTTATGTTTAGTGAATTCACTAAGGAAAGCGTGGTTATAGGTGGAATTCCTACCTCTATCACGGAAAGTCAAATTACTTTGATATTAGAACAACTTTTAGACGATATTAAGCTAGAAGTTCCTGACGCTAGTTTTAGTCATTTTGATGTCATGGCTAAATCTTTTGCTAAGTCACTAGCTATAAAAACAGGCACTATATTATCAATAAAAGAGCAAGAAAATTTAGTTAATGATTTATTTTCATGCAAGGAACCATCAATTTCTCCTTTTGGAAAACCAACATTTAAAACATTGACAATACAAGAAATTGATGCTATTTTTAACAAATAAATAATTTAATCAACAAAAAGATTAATTATTTTTAACGTTGTTTTTACTCTATTTAGAGTAACTGTTATAACCTATGATACATATACCAAGACTCACCGAGACTATAAAGCACCTAATCATTATTAATACAATAATGTTTATTGCTCCACAGCTTTTAAAAATGGATTTATCAAATTTTTTTGATTTACATTTTATAAAAAATAAGCACTATGGTATTTGGCAATACTTCACTTACATGTTCATGCATGGAAGTTACGGACATCTAATATTCAACATGCTTACTTTATGGATGTTTGGTAGTGCCGTTGAAAACGTTTTAGGTTCTAAACGTTTTTTATTTATATATATATCTGCTGGTATTGGTGCTGCATTGCTATATACTGGTATCGATTATTTTCAGTTTAATGGTGTTTTTCAAAATTTAAAAAACGCAGGGTTAAATAGTAGTGAAATCATCAATATTTTAGACGCTGGAAAAACTAGTGATCCAAGATTTATATCCGCAATAACTCAATTAGAATTTAATAAAATTGGCACTATATTTCTTAAAACTATGGTAGGTGCCTCTGGAGCTGTTTTTGGTATTTTAGCCGCATTGGCCGTTTATTTTCCAAATAATAAAATGGTTATATTCCCAATACCTTTTCCTATAGCTAATAAAGTATTTGTTATTTCATTATTTGTCTCCGATTTAATTGTAGGTACTTATAGCTTACCAGGGGATAATATTGCTAGATTTGCGCATGTTGGAGGTGCTATTATAGGGTTTATCATTGCTAAAAACTGGAAAAAATAACATTCAATTATTATGTATAAAGAACTAATACAAGACCTAAAAGAAGCTTTAAAACTTTCACCCAATAACCTACCTTTAAGGTTAAGGCTAGGTAAATGTTACGAAGCTATTTTGG encodes the following:
- the mutL gene encoding DNA mismatch repair endonuclease MutL is translated as MSDIIQLLPDHVANQIAAGEVVQRPASVVKELLENAIDAGATSIKLLLKDAGKTLIQVIDDGKGMSNTDARLSFERHATSKIKDAQDLFNLNTKGFRGEALASIAAIAHVELKTKQENQDLGTQIKIEGSKVISQDAIATAKGTSLAVKNLFYNIPARRNFLKSDTIETRHIVDEFQRVALAHPDIAFLLHHNNNEVYHLKKSNLRKRIVSIFGSKTNEKLVPIDEQTDIITVTGFVAKPEFAKKKRGEQFFFVNNRFIKSSYLNHAVVNAFEGLLETGVHPSYFLYLDVPPNSIDINIHPTKTEIKFDNEKALYAILRATVKHSLGQYSVAPVLDFDRDANLDTPYDYSKKGTPSVPPITVDPNFNPFKTESFETSPPKETTSSINSNFGRNTSPSKTSYQSDFKKDTSSWEALYTNLEPIESSPQEQLFENTQETETGKTFQIQKKYLLSSIKSGVVLIHQSLAHQRILYEEFLENITVKEASSQQLLFPVSISFPSSDIEMIYSIKSDLESAGFMFSEFTKESVVIGGIPTSITESQITLILEQLLDDIKLEVPDASFSHFDVMAKSFAKSLAIKTGTILSIKEQENLVNDLFSCKEPSISPFGKPTFKTLTIQEIDAIFNK
- a CDS encoding rhomboid family intramembrane serine protease, with translation MDLSNFFDLHFIKNKHYGIWQYFTYMFMHGSYGHLIFNMLTLWMFGSAVENVLGSKRFLFIYISAGIGAALLYTGIDYFQFNGVFQNLKNAGLNSSEIINILDAGKTSDPRFISAITQLEFNKIGTIFLKTMVGASGAVFGILAALAVYFPNNKMVIFPIPFPIANKVFVISLFVSDLIVGTYSLPGDNIARFAHVGGAIIGFIIAKNWKK